In Balearica regulorum gibbericeps isolate bBalReg1 chromosome 2, bBalReg1.pri, whole genome shotgun sequence, one DNA window encodes the following:
- the NT5C3A gene encoding cytosolic 5'-nucleotidase 3A isoform X1 codes for MCVTGPWGFARGLVRLYLETPSTAPCAAILVCLKQEEFSFASAAAPAKPSACMQALRLWTLLATYAVAVGQNQGQKNQECPKLNAQMPEFQKKTVHIKDPGRVEEIICGLIKGGAAKLQIITDFDMTLSRFSYNGKRCPTCHNIIDNSKLITEDCRKKLLQLKETYYAIEIDPALTIEEKYPYMVEWYNKSHALLIEQGLQKDKLAETVRESDVMLKEGYENFFDKLSEHNIPVFIFSAGIGDILEEVIHQAGVYHSNVKVVSNFMDFDENGILKGFKGELIHVYNKHDGALKNTEYFKQLKDNSNIILLGDSQGDLSMADGVANVEHILKIGYLNDKVDELLEKYMDSYDIVLVKDESLEVANSILQKIL; via the exons ATGTGCGTCACAGGACCCTGGGGTTTTGCACGGGGATTAGTCAGGCTGTATTTGGAAACGCCCTCAACTGCACCTTGTGCTGCTATATTAGTGTGTCTCAAGCAAgaggaattttcttttgcttctgcagctgctcctgcaaaaCCCTCTG CCTGTATGCAAGCCCTGCGTCTCTGGACTCTGCTTGCCACCTATGCTGTTGCAGTAGGACAAAATCAAGGACAGAAGAATCAGGAGTGCCCTAAGCTCAACGCACAG ATGCCAGAATTTCAGAAGAAGACTGTCCATATTAAGGACCCAGGGAGAGTAGAGGAGATTATTTGTGGCCTCATCAAAGGTGGAGCCGCCAAACTTCAG ATTATTACAGATTTTGATATGACATTAAGTAGATTTTCCTACAATGGAAAAAGATGTCCAACTTGTCATA ACATCATTGATAACTCTAAGCTCATCACAGAGGACTGTCGGAAAAAG ttgctgcagctgaaagaaaCCTATTACGCTATTGAAATTGATCCAGCTCTCactattgaagaaaaatatccatATATGGTAGAATG GTACAATAAATCTCATGCACTGCTCATTGAACAAGGCTTACAAAAGGATAAGTTGGCAGAAACTGTGAGGGAATCTGATGTTATGCTGAA AGAAGGATATGAGAACTTCTTTGATAAGCTCAGTGAACATAATATTCCTGTGTTCATATTTTCTGCTGGGATTGGGGACATTCTTGAAGAAGTTATCCACCAGGCTGGGGTTTACCATTCTAATGTCAAAGTGGTTTCCAATTTCATGGATTTTGATGAAAAT ggaatATTAAAAGGATTTAAAGGAGAATTGATTCATGTTTACAACAAACATGATGGTGCCTTGAAGAATACAGAGTACTTCAAACAACTAAAAGACAACAGTAATATCATACTGCTGGGTGATTCCCAAGGAGACTTGAGTATGGCAGATGGAGTAGCAAATGTTGAACACATTCTTAAGATCGGCTATCTCAATGATAAA GTAGATgagcttttggaaaaatatatgGACTCTTATGATATTGTCTTGGTGAAAGATGAATCCCTGGAAGTTGCCAACTCCATCCTACAGAAAATCCTGTAA
- the NT5C3A gene encoding cytosolic 5'-nucleotidase 3A isoform X4: MPEFQKKTVHIKDPGRVEEIICGLIKGGAAKLQIITDFDMTLSRFSYNGKRCPTCHNIIDNSKLITEDCRKKLLQLKETYYAIEIDPALTIEEKYPYMVEWYNKSHALLIEQGLQKDKLAETVRESDVMLKEGYENFFDKLSEHNIPVFIFSAGIGDILEEVIHQAGVYHSNVKVVSNFMDFDENGILKGFKGELIHVYNKHDGALKNTEYFKQLKDNSNIILLGDSQGDLSMADGVANVEHILKIGYLNDKVDELLEKYMDSYDIVLVKDESLEVANSILQKIL, encoded by the exons ATGCCAGAATTTCAGAAGAAGACTGTCCATATTAAGGACCCAGGGAGAGTAGAGGAGATTATTTGTGGCCTCATCAAAGGTGGAGCCGCCAAACTTCAG ATTATTACAGATTTTGATATGACATTAAGTAGATTTTCCTACAATGGAAAAAGATGTCCAACTTGTCATA ACATCATTGATAACTCTAAGCTCATCACAGAGGACTGTCGGAAAAAG ttgctgcagctgaaagaaaCCTATTACGCTATTGAAATTGATCCAGCTCTCactattgaagaaaaatatccatATATGGTAGAATG GTACAATAAATCTCATGCACTGCTCATTGAACAAGGCTTACAAAAGGATAAGTTGGCAGAAACTGTGAGGGAATCTGATGTTATGCTGAA AGAAGGATATGAGAACTTCTTTGATAAGCTCAGTGAACATAATATTCCTGTGTTCATATTTTCTGCTGGGATTGGGGACATTCTTGAAGAAGTTATCCACCAGGCTGGGGTTTACCATTCTAATGTCAAAGTGGTTTCCAATTTCATGGATTTTGATGAAAAT ggaatATTAAAAGGATTTAAAGGAGAATTGATTCATGTTTACAACAAACATGATGGTGCCTTGAAGAATACAGAGTACTTCAAACAACTAAAAGACAACAGTAATATCATACTGCTGGGTGATTCCCAAGGAGACTTGAGTATGGCAGATGGAGTAGCAAATGTTGAACACATTCTTAAGATCGGCTATCTCAATGATAAA GTAGATgagcttttggaaaaatatatgGACTCTTATGATATTGTCTTGGTGAAAGATGAATCCCTGGAAGTTGCCAACTCCATCCTACAGAAAATCCTGTAA
- the NT5C3A gene encoding cytosolic 5'-nucleotidase 3A isoform X3: MQALRLWTLLATYAVAVGQNQGQKNQECPKLNAQMPEFQKKTVHIKDPGRVEEIICGLIKGGAAKLQIITDFDMTLSRFSYNGKRCPTCHNIIDNSKLITEDCRKKLLQLKETYYAIEIDPALTIEEKYPYMVEWYNKSHALLIEQGLQKDKLAETVRESDVMLKEGYENFFDKLSEHNIPVFIFSAGIGDILEEVIHQAGVYHSNVKVVSNFMDFDENGILKGFKGELIHVYNKHDGALKNTEYFKQLKDNSNIILLGDSQGDLSMADGVANVEHILKIGYLNDKVDELLEKYMDSYDIVLVKDESLEVANSILQKIL, encoded by the exons ATGCAAGCCCTGCGTCTCTGGACTCTGCTTGCCACCTATGCTGTTGCAGTAGGACAAAATCAAGGACAGAAGAATCAGGAGTGCCCTAAGCTCAACGCACAG ATGCCAGAATTTCAGAAGAAGACTGTCCATATTAAGGACCCAGGGAGAGTAGAGGAGATTATTTGTGGCCTCATCAAAGGTGGAGCCGCCAAACTTCAG ATTATTACAGATTTTGATATGACATTAAGTAGATTTTCCTACAATGGAAAAAGATGTCCAACTTGTCATA ACATCATTGATAACTCTAAGCTCATCACAGAGGACTGTCGGAAAAAG ttgctgcagctgaaagaaaCCTATTACGCTATTGAAATTGATCCAGCTCTCactattgaagaaaaatatccatATATGGTAGAATG GTACAATAAATCTCATGCACTGCTCATTGAACAAGGCTTACAAAAGGATAAGTTGGCAGAAACTGTGAGGGAATCTGATGTTATGCTGAA AGAAGGATATGAGAACTTCTTTGATAAGCTCAGTGAACATAATATTCCTGTGTTCATATTTTCTGCTGGGATTGGGGACATTCTTGAAGAAGTTATCCACCAGGCTGGGGTTTACCATTCTAATGTCAAAGTGGTTTCCAATTTCATGGATTTTGATGAAAAT ggaatATTAAAAGGATTTAAAGGAGAATTGATTCATGTTTACAACAAACATGATGGTGCCTTGAAGAATACAGAGTACTTCAAACAACTAAAAGACAACAGTAATATCATACTGCTGGGTGATTCCCAAGGAGACTTGAGTATGGCAGATGGAGTAGCAAATGTTGAACACATTCTTAAGATCGGCTATCTCAATGATAAA GTAGATgagcttttggaaaaatatatgGACTCTTATGATATTGTCTTGGTGAAAGATGAATCCCTGGAAGTTGCCAACTCCATCCTACAGAAAATCCTGTAA